In Oreochromis niloticus isolate F11D_XX linkage group LG12, O_niloticus_UMD_NMBU, whole genome shotgun sequence, the DNA window agactgttatacagttggtcaggatgctctcgatggtgcagcgatagaagttcaccaggatgtctgaggacaggtggttcttcctcagagtcctcaagaagaagaggcgctggtgagccttcttgaccagcttggagcagttggtcgtccagatgagatcctcggagatgtggactcccaggaacttgaagctgctcacacgctccacagccgtccccttaatgtggatgggtggatgtgggtcagcattcctcctgtagtccacgatgagctccttggtcttctcggtgttaagcagcaggttgtttgtgtcgcaccactcagccagacgatccacctcctccctgtaggcggtctcatcgttgtcactgatgaggccaatcaccgtggtgtcatctgcaaacttaatgatggtgttagaaccatcagcaggtctgcagtcgtgggtgaagagggagtagaggaaagggctcatcacacagccttgtggtacaccggtgttcattgtgattgtagatgagcagcggttatccagccggacatgttgggggggcggttggtcaggaagtccagtaaccatttgcagatgagggaactgatgcccaggtctgtcagtttcctgatgagttgtgaggggtggattgtattgaatgctgaactgaagtctaagAACaacattctggcgtaggtgttgttattgtccaggtgtgagaggacagagtgcagtgtgatggagactgcatcctctgtgctcctgttctggcggtatgcgaattggtgggggtccagggtgggggggagacaggatttgaagtgtgctaggaccagctgctctaagcacttagtgatgatgggggtgagtgctactgggtggtagtcattgaggctagatgggttggagtttttgggtatcaggaagatggaggtggatttgaagcaggtcagtaccacagcgtgggccaaggacaggttgaatatgtctgtcagcactcctgcaagctccccagaacacgctctgagaacacgctcggggatgccatcaggacctgcagccctGTGGACATCCtactcagcaccgctcctacatcggtgggggagagagtcagaggttggtggtctggcgtcatgtttgctttggttgtggttgtggggttcccttgctcaaaacgagcataaaagttgttgagctcgttgaggaaggagacatcagaggatgcggggaagggtttggtggtcctgtagtctgtaatggtctggagtcctagTCCAGTTTTACTggaataataaatattatataaaaaattCTGGCAACTGGGGAAAACAACTGTCCCATATGTGAAAAGAAATCTTGAAAGGATTTTCCAGGAAGGAAATTTACACTGAAAGAAATTTGTTGCTGGGAGACAAAGCATCATGTGAGACAGAAAAGCGAGAGAATTGAATGGTCGTGTGTAGTAGTTGTTCTTTGTGGACGATTATGTCATTATAATATATATTACAGTAATATATTGAAATATTAATGTATCAATATAGGATTGTTTGCCTGAAGAGgattctttatttgtttttggtgtAAATATGCTACAAAAGATTTTACACTGTTTATTTTTGTGATCCACTCTTCATGTTTTAGTGACTAGTTAAGCTTGGTTAAAAGAGTCAACTGATCAATAAAAAACTCTTGAATCTAATTCagtaatttattttcttaataCCAATATGAACACATTTGTTCATTGCTGTGCCATTAATAACATGAATAACGCTATATTTGAATGTCGATCCTTGGTGTACAGAGGTAGGTCGGTGCAGCCTAAAGTCAAACCAGAATTTAAACAACGACACATATTCATGTTGGTTCAGCCAAATTTCTTTCTGAAACATCAGAGTAAGTTTGGTGGAGTATTCAACATCTGTAACGCAGAAATGGCGCCATCTAGTGGGACTATAGCAAGTCCGTTACTATCAGCTCCACCCCTAACAAAgtaaatgaaacttaaactcACTGTCGACCACACTGGAGGCGCCATTACATTAAAACCTGCGCTCAGTACAGAAGAGCATAATTTGGCGGCATTATCAAGCAGAGAGGTCTTTTCGGTGAGTCATTAAAACCAAACCCTGGAAAATGGCGGAGAAAGTCGCAGTTTTTGAAAACTATCTGAGCTGCCATGTGTGTTCAGAGACATTCAGAGatcctgtgtctctgagctgcgGCCACAGCTTCTGTTCAAGCTGCCTGCAGAAATTCTGGGAACAAactacaaacaaaaactgtcccATTTGTAAAAGAAAGTCTTCAAAGGATGAACCATCCATGAACTTTGCTCTCAAAGAACTCGCTGACTCCTTTGCTAAGAGGCAGAGTGAGAGCTCAcctgagacagaaaaagaaaaggaggaagagaaggaggaggtggtgtgtGATAAACATCCAGACGTCCCTTACTGGTACTGTGAGGATGAAGACAGAGCTGTGTGTCCTGTGTGTGAGTTTTCTCTCCACCAGAGTCACAAAGTGGTTCCTGTAGAAGAAGCAGTCAGTGACctgaaggagcagctgaaatCTGACTTAAAGTCTCTGCAGGACAAGaggaacaaatacaaacaagtgGAGGAAACATACAATGAAGTGATTCAACACTCCAAGAAGCAGCTGTTGTCCACAGAGAGGCAGATCAGAGCAGAGTTCAACAAGCTCCAGCAGTtcctgaaagaggaagaggagtccAGACTGGCAGctctgagggaggaagaggagcagaagggGAGGACTATCAGCAGAGAGATGAAGATGATTGAGGAGCAGATCTCCTCTCTGTCAGACAGCATCTCTGCTGTTGAAgaagagctgcagaaacacagcgtGCCATTCCTCAGCAGTTATAAAGACACTCAGAGCAGAGCCCAGAGCTCAGTGTCAGATCCACAGCTGGTCTCAGGAGCACTGATAGATGtggccaaacacctgggcaacctgtCCTTCAGAGTGTgggagaagatgaaggagaaggtCCACTTCAGTCCTGtcattctggacccaaacactgcaaACCGCTGGCTCTATCTGTCTGATgatctgaccagtgtgagaCATAGAGATACGAAGCATGagcttcctgataatccagaTAGAAACACTTATTCTGCCACTGTTTTTGGCTCTGAGGGCTTCAGgtcagggaaacacagctgggaggtggaggtgggagACCATCCTTGGTGGATTGTGGGTTTAGTTAAAGAGTCAGCTGACAAAAATGAGCCATCTGTTTCACCAACATCTGGATTCTGGTGTTTAACACATTACAGTGGAGAATACACTAATGGTGATGATCAGTCTCTACAAGTGAAGAAGAGTCTCCAGAGGATCAGAGTCCAGCTGGACTATGACAGGGGGGAGGCGTCCTTCTGTGACCCTGAAGACATGACTCACATCTACACTCACAGAGACACTTTCACTGAGAAACTCTTCCCATTTTTTAACATTGGAGAGGCAGGAGACGCCAAAACCTCTGATATCAAAATCTGTGAGACGGAGATTTCTTTGAAAAGTGTAAGGAGGTCTCTGTgagttttttggttttcttttcttttctctcaagCTTTCTCGTCTTTATTACAGCTTGTTTCttggctgtttgttttttgcttcttttcaaTTTAGGCAACTCCCATTTCCTAAATTGAAAAGAAAATTTTAGCACCTGAAGCAATTTATATAATGAGAtatgttatttttaaagcacaGAGATCATAACTAAATCATAAAAggaatttattttgttttcttgcaaATTCAGTTTGAAGGtgtttaaaaggttttttttttacttgttttttgttttgttttttatctttttgaCAAATATATAGCAGTTTTAAAGTCTTCAGGTGTTcatgaaactgtttttaaacatttaaacagtgaaaaattgATGTGACATTGATGAACAAGCAGCGATAAATGTcactttcttttccttcatcagTTATTTAGATCAATATCAGTTAATAACAGTATCACGACACTTTATGCTTTAGTGGTTTCAAAATGATAAATAGACTTGACTCATAAATAATCCTAATGTCTTCTTTTAATACTTAACTGTCAGTGATTCATTTAAGTGATTTGcttcatttaaatgtgtttcttaTAGCATGTTCTCCATTACGTtgcaaaataaaccaaactGTGTACATTGGCGTAATAGTTCAgtcatgtttttctttagaACGTGTCATTGCAGAATAATGTTGACTGTCTGACATTTATTCAGTTGTATTCATACAAACTAAAGctcattctttgttttttagattGTTCCTAAGTTCTGTGTAAATTGCTTTGTCAGATACAGACACTGTTTTCTTTGCTACTGACTGACCCGaaacatttatttcataattGTTGAACATTTGTACAGTTGGAGCTGCTGTTTGTTCCAGTGTGTTTCTGTGAACTCTCACTTCATGTTCCAGATCACATCAGCACATTCAGGATTTAGTCTCATTAATTATCTTTTTCACCTGCTGAACAAATATGATGGAAATGTCAGAAACCTGATTTCATTGATCTCCTGGATTATTTCTGtcaataaaaaatatcaaagtcTGGCTGCATTTTGATTTGTCTATAAGCATCGAAGGAAGTTTTTATGTATTAACTCTTATCGTTTAGCTCTTACTGTATTCAAACTGTCATTTTATTGATAACACCTTAACATTTTCTTGAAGTTAGAGAAACATGTGCATCACCCAACAGAATAAAGCAATAATGTGAAAAATCAGAGAACTAGAGGATTAATATTATTATACAGAAGAAATCCAAAGTAGCAATAAGAGACAatgggaaagaagaaaaagccaCCTGAAGAGAAATGATGGAGTGAGTTTGGAAAGACACCCTGTGAAGAGAAGCGGACTCAGTGTTGTTTGTGCAGCTCAGGAGACTGCAGATAGAAGACAGCAGAAGTTCAGAGTTTAATGATGCAGAGTTCATGTTCAAATCAAGAGGACAACACTGCATGTAGTTTATGTGTATGACTGCAGTtagttagtttagtttttttaaattagtttcagtctttttaattattattgtatgGAGCGCATATGTCAGAGGCACGATTTACAAAACTCACTGTAGGTGTAATTAGGTACGCATATTCTTACTGTTATAACAAACAGAACTTtttaacaaatgtgttttttaattgcAGGGAATAGGTAAGGTTAAAGTTTAACAACAAACACTGAGCCTCACTTTTGATATTTGCAGACAACATTGAAAAACGTGGATCCGAACACTGTCTCCCAGCCTTTTCTATTAAAATACctcatatagcaccaaatctGGTACCTGAACACAGTGAAATATCttcatttttaacatatttatgGCTGTGATGAACCAGCATCTCTCTCATGTGTTTTAATACCTGTGACATCAGAATCaataagaactagaaaaatttgcatttcctgcgaaaatgcagtgtggatgctttaaagctgaagctttctgctgaaactagctgaaaaagctgagaagttgcagaaattgtaaaaactttgcagaagcaaaggaactttgctaaaatgtagtaacttagcagaactgcaatatcttagaggaaacataatacttggcagaaatacaatagcatagcagaacttagcagaaatattgtaacttaccagaaacacgataacttctcaaaaatacaagaatttaggagaaatagtataagataacagaaagaatatatttagccaaacattcttaaacattacagaaatactatgatttagaaaaacagtacattgcagaaatgctgtgatttaccagagacactgtaatatactatgaatattgtaattttaaataaatactatgttttagcaaaaatactccagtttagcataaatattataacatagcagaaatactactctatagcagaaatgctatatttagaaagaaaaatataatatagtagaaatactatgatttagcagaaatcctacaatatagcttaataacaatgatttagaacagatactatgattgagcagaatagtaataacttaagtgaaaatattggaaaggtaaaatgacaagctgaataaaaaataacatgatTAACTTcactcaaaactaatttttgttcacctgtgaaaaaataaaataaaaatacatttagaaatacaaataagaacagcgtcttatttgtgtgtgtctttctctctctctctctctctctctctctcttacacacacacacacacacacacacacacacacatttaggctcacacacacacacacacacacagcatcagcaagtgaacaggggctgttaacagcatgtttctaggtcagtcaaacagctgtgagattctcaatttgaatccaccaatcagaggggctgtgtgctttttcctgccaaaactggtgcatcaagtgcaggcttttacagcacagagagagacaggatttttgcagtctatttctcatagtgaggactcccctcaaacaaacagccataaattcctaactgtaggggctaaaacggtcattcttagaccgttgtgttcagaagacatgggagaatcttgaaatgttgaccatttaaaataaaaatatgaaatatcatagatatatgacatagatgattggttgtcttagaagccatgaatgccccaatatgcaaatttgaatgtgcaaggcctcagatatgattggctggctgggaagccatgaaggcaacaatatgcaaatttgaatgtgcaagccctcggatatgattggttgtcttagaagccatataaaaagcagtaaaactgtactatgatttggtagaaaaactataattaatcaaaaatactatatttggcagaaatactatatttagcacaaatcttatgaaatagcagaaatagtatgatttagcacaaatgctgtatttagcacaaatactgaaaagcagcagaaatgctatgacttagcacaatagtaaaaacttaaatagaaaaattggaaaagcaaaatggacagcggaaaaaatgctgaacatgcaaagggtccctcaaatgtaattgttaaatgaaaagaaaaatcaggaaaaaagtataacagtcacacaatcacaaatatggacacatatggaaacacacatgcacagagagacacacacacaagatccaattcagtcaaccagtctaaatatattgaatttgaatcttacaatgagatcatcccataaaaagtctctctctctctctctctctctgtcacacacgcacacacacacacacacacgatccaattcagtcaaccagtctaaatatattgaatttaaatcttacaatgagatcatcccataaaaaggctttctctctctctctctccctctctctctctgtcacacacacacacacacacgcacacacaagatccaattcagtcaaccagtctaaatatattgaatttgaatcttacaatgagatcatcccataaagaggctttctctctctctctctctctctccccctctctctctctgtcacacacacacacacacacacacacacacacacacacacacaagatccacttcactcaaccagtctaaatatattgaattt includes these proteins:
- the LOC106098900 gene encoding tripartite motif-containing protein 35-like; the encoded protein is MAEKVAVFENYLSCHVCSETFRDPVSLSCGHSFCSSCLQKFWEQTTNKNCPICKRKSSKDEPSMNFALKELADSFAKRQSESSPETEKEKEEEKEEVVCDKHPDVPYWYCEDEDRAVCPVCEFSLHQSHKVVPVEEAVSDLKEQLKSDLKSLQDKRNKYKQVEETYNEVIQHSKKQLLSTERQIRAEFNKLQQFLKEEEESRLAALREEEEQKGRTISREMKMIEEQISSLSDSISAVEEELQKHSVPFLSSYKDTQSRAQSSVSDPQLVSGALIDVAKHLGNLSFRVWEKMKEKVHFSPVILDPNTANRWLYLSDDLTSVRHRDTKHELPDNPDRNTYSATVFGSEGFRSGKHSWEVEVGDHPWWIVGLVKESADKNEPSVSPTSGFWCLTHYSGEYTNGDDQSLQVKKSLQRIRVQLDYDRGEASFCDPEDMTHIYTHRDTFTEKLFPFFNIGEAGDAKTSDIKICETEISLKSVRRSL